One Candidatus Dormiibacterota bacterium genomic window carries:
- a CDS encoding thiamine pyrophosphate-dependent enzyme: MPEAAAAAPKKFALQEYKTEVHVDWCPGCGDFGILSSIQQALFQLQIPPYKVAMISGIGCSGKTPHYIDTYGLHTLHGRALPVATGAKLANNQLTVVAVGGDGDGYGIGAGYFVNSGRRNVDMTYIVFNNGVYGLTKGQASPTLAKGSKTKSMPEASIQEGVNPIALALGAGYTWIGRGYALDVKNLVSLVVQAISHKGTSFLDVFQTCPVYNDLRTKEWYAGEDIGRTRIRKLDADAKWDPIVKDPASIDEIVEKKGLALRASYETGDSLATGVFYSIQLPTYDEQLAMKVPALKDHPLVDLPLYQRDVDPLFAELA; the protein is encoded by the coding sequence ATGCCTGAGGCCGCGGCCGCCGCTCCCAAGAAGTTTGCGCTGCAGGAATACAAGACCGAGGTCCATGTCGACTGGTGTCCTGGTTGTGGCGACTTCGGCATCCTGAGCTCGATCCAGCAGGCACTCTTCCAGCTCCAGATCCCGCCCTATAAGGTCGCGATGATCTCCGGGATCGGCTGCTCCGGCAAGACACCGCATTACATCGATACCTACGGCCTGCATACGCTCCACGGGCGGGCGCTGCCGGTCGCGACCGGCGCCAAGCTGGCCAACAACCAGCTGACGGTGGTCGCCGTGGGCGGCGATGGGGATGGCTATGGCATCGGCGCCGGCTACTTCGTCAATAGCGGCCGTCGCAACGTCGACATGACCTACATCGTGTTCAACAACGGCGTCTACGGGCTGACAAAAGGCCAGGCCTCGCCCACGCTCGCGAAAGGGTCGAAGACGAAATCGATGCCGGAAGCTTCGATCCAGGAAGGGGTAAACCCGATCGCCCTCGCGCTCGGTGCTGGATACACCTGGATCGGACGCGGCTACGCCCTCGATGTCAAGAACCTGGTCTCGTTGGTGGTGCAGGCAATCAGCCACAAAGGGACCTCGTTCCTGGACGTCTTCCAGACCTGCCCGGTCTACAACGACCTGCGCACCAAGGAGTGGTACGCCGGCGAGGATATCGGTCGAACCCGCATTCGGAAGCTGGACGCCGACGCAAAATGGGATCCGATTGTGAAGGACCCAGCGAGCATCGACGAGATCGTGGAGAAAAAGGGCCTCGCGCTGCGAGCCTCCTACGAGACCGGTGACAGCCTGGCGACGGGCGTCTTCTACTCCATTCAGCTGCCGACCTACGATGAGCAGCTGGCCATGAAGGTCCCGGCACTCAAAGATCACCCGCTCGTCGACCTCCCGCTCTACCAGCGGGACGTCGATCCCCTCTTCGCCGAGCTGGCGTAG
- a CDS encoding CpaF family protein — translation MPANANLNDLPEAERLHRIKAAVHDRIIGELGERANELDKEAISQRATEVLDAYLSARRVTLTTQTRAQLLGALLADILGFGPLDILLADETISDIMVNGPFKVYIERGNKMQRAAIKFDSDAHLMQIISRIVTGVGRRVDESSPMVDARLPDGSRVNVIIPPLAVKGASMTIRKMRKDPLQIEDLIRNNTLTQEMATFLKACVNARMNIIVAGGGSSGKTTTLNVLSGFIPSDERIITVEDAAELQLRQIHVINLESRPTNVEGKGGVSIRDLVINTLRMRPDRIVVGEVRSGEALDMLQAMNTGHDGSLTTVHSNTPRDTISRLETLVLMAGMELPSRAIREQIASAINIIIQQNRLRDGSRKITYISEVTGIEGDQISLQDIFVYKQSGYENGKVTGMLTATGAIPKMMETLESTGNAVPLSFFDPHPDSGFVRPKRLHVVHNAA, via the coding sequence ATGCCCGCCAACGCCAACCTCAACGACCTGCCCGAGGCCGAGCGGCTTCACCGGATCAAGGCCGCCGTCCACGACCGGATCATCGGCGAGCTGGGCGAGCGCGCCAATGAGCTCGACAAAGAAGCGATCAGCCAGCGGGCAACCGAGGTCCTCGACGCCTACCTGAGCGCCCGCCGGGTCACCCTCACCACTCAGACTCGTGCGCAGCTGTTGGGAGCGCTACTGGCCGATATCCTCGGCTTCGGTCCGCTCGACATCTTGCTCGCCGACGAGACGATCTCCGACATCATGGTCAACGGCCCCTTCAAGGTCTATATCGAGCGCGGCAACAAGATGCAGCGCGCGGCCATCAAGTTCGACAGCGACGCCCACCTGATGCAGATCATCTCGCGCATCGTCACCGGCGTCGGCCGCCGCGTCGACGAAAGCTCGCCGATGGTTGATGCTCGCCTTCCCGACGGTTCCCGCGTCAACGTCATCATCCCCCCGCTGGCCGTGAAGGGCGCGTCGATGACCATCCGCAAGATGCGAAAGGACCCACTCCAGATCGAGGATTTGATCCGGAACAACACGTTGACGCAGGAGATGGCGACCTTCCTCAAGGCTTGCGTCAATGCCCGCATGAACATCATCGTGGCCGGCGGTGGCTCCTCAGGAAAGACCACTACGCTCAACGTGCTCTCCGGCTTCATCCCAAGCGACGAACGCATCATCACCGTCGAGGATGCCGCGGAGTTGCAGCTGCGCCAGATTCACGTCATCAACCTCGAGTCGCGGCCGACCAACGTGGAAGGTAAAGGTGGGGTCAGCATCCGCGACCTCGTCATCAACACCCTCCGAATGCGGCCCGACCGGATCGTCGTCGGCGAGGTTCGTAGCGGCGAGGCGCTGGACATGCTCCAGGCCATGAACACCGGCCATGATGGCTCGTTGACTACAGTCCACTCGAACACGCCTCGAGACACGATCTCTCGACTCGAGACGCTGGTATTGATGGCTGGCATGGAACTCCCCTCCCGCGCCATCCGGGAACAGATCGCCTCGGCAATCAACATCATCATTCAGCAGAACCGATTGCGGGACGGCTCGCGCAAGATCACCTACATTTCGGAGGTGACGGGGATCGAGGGAGACCAGATCTCCCTCCAGGACATCTTCGTCTACAAACAATCCGGATACGAGAACGGGAAGGTCACTGGGATGCTGACCGCCACCGGGGCCATCCCGAAGATGATGGAAACGCTCGAGTCGACCGGCAACGCCGTGCCCCTCAGCTTTTTCGATCCGCACCCCGACAGCGGCTTCGTCCGCCCGAAGCGGCTCCACGTCGTCCACAACGCGGCCTAA
- the amrS gene encoding AmmeMemoRadiSam system radical SAM enzyme codes for MPAREATPFSLELDRRVEEGALGTLYEKLPEDHVRCYACAHRCLIKDGLRGICKVRYNRAGTLMVPRGYVGALQCDPIEKKPFFHAFPGTDALTFGMLGCDLHCGYCQNWVTSQALRDPGALADPMDVTPGQLVDIAQRHGARVVATSYNEPLITSEWAVEVFKEARPRGFMTAYISNGNATREVLEYIRPWTDLYKIDLKSFRDKNYRSLGGKLENIVNGIQMVHEMGFWLEIVTLIIPGFNDGDEELGDIARFLSGLSPSIPWHVTAFHKDYKMRDPDNTTAETLLRAARIGEAAGLQYIYAGNLPGRVGRYEDTRCPRCQTTLIRRSGYRILEDRLTGRGSCLICGQPIPGVWRPPT; via the coding sequence ATGCCGGCCAGGGAGGCCACGCCGTTCTCGCTGGAGCTCGACCGGCGGGTAGAGGAGGGCGCACTGGGCACGCTCTACGAGAAGCTGCCCGAGGACCACGTCCGCTGCTACGCCTGCGCGCACCGCTGCCTGATCAAGGATGGCCTGCGGGGCATCTGCAAGGTCCGCTACAACCGCGCCGGAACGCTGATGGTGCCGCGCGGGTACGTCGGCGCTCTCCAGTGTGACCCGATCGAGAAGAAGCCGTTCTTCCACGCCTTTCCGGGGACGGACGCCCTCACCTTCGGGATGCTCGGATGTGACCTGCACTGCGGGTACTGCCAGAACTGGGTCACGTCGCAGGCCCTGCGCGATCCCGGGGCGCTTGCCGATCCAATGGATGTCACGCCGGGTCAGTTGGTCGACATTGCGCAACGGCATGGCGCCAGGGTGGTCGCCACCTCTTACAACGAGCCGCTGATCACCTCGGAGTGGGCCGTCGAGGTCTTCAAGGAGGCGCGGCCGCGCGGTTTCATGACGGCCTACATCTCGAACGGCAACGCGACCAGGGAGGTGCTCGAGTACATCCGGCCGTGGACAGACCTCTACAAGATCGACCTCAAGTCATTCCGCGACAAGAACTACCGGTCGCTGGGCGGCAAGCTGGAGAACATCGTCAACGGCATCCAGATGGTGCACGAGATGGGCTTCTGGCTGGAGATCGTGACGCTGATTATCCCGGGCTTCAACGACGGCGACGAAGAGCTGGGCGATATCGCGCGGTTCCTCAGCGGCTTGTCGCCCAGCATCCCTTGGCACGTCACCGCCTTCCACAAGGACTACAAGATGCGCGACCCCGACAACACCACGGCCGAGACCCTGCTTCGTGCCGCCCGCATCGGCGAGGCGGCCGGACTGCAGTACATCTACGCCGGCAACCTGCCGGGCCGGGTGGGCCGCTACGAAGACACCCGCTGCCCCCGCTGCCAGACCACCCTGATTCGCCGGTCCGGCTACCGCATCCTGGAAGACAGGCTCACCGGCCGGGGAAGCTGCCTCATTTGCGGGCAGCCCATCCCAGGGGTTTGGCGGCCACCGACTTAA
- a CDS encoding metallophosphoesterase family protein produces the protein MDLRLLAVSDEVEPQLVDERTVAAQGHIDLVIGCGDLPADYLDVLSTVYAAPLLFVRGNHDLPGRQGDYPLAAEIDGRIVREQGLLIAGLEGSIRYSDGPHQYTEGQMMAKVLALRVRLGPRCLDILITHGPPAGVNDATDAPHRGLKAVRRAVEWMRPRLLLHGHIHPYGREIPREAVLGETRVINVVGHRLIELAPR, from the coding sequence GTGGACCTTCGTCTTCTCGCCGTCAGCGATGAGGTCGAGCCGCAGCTGGTCGACGAGCGGACGGTCGCGGCGCAGGGTCACATCGACCTCGTGATCGGCTGTGGGGACCTGCCGGCCGACTACCTCGACGTGTTGTCCACGGTCTACGCGGCGCCCTTACTCTTCGTGCGCGGCAATCACGACCTGCCAGGACGCCAGGGTGACTACCCGCTTGCCGCCGAGATCGACGGGCGAATCGTAAGGGAGCAGGGGCTGCTGATCGCCGGGCTCGAGGGCTCGATCCGCTACAGCGACGGTCCTCACCAGTACACCGAGGGGCAGATGATGGCCAAGGTGCTGGCGCTCCGCGTCCGGCTCGGGCCGCGGTGCCTCGATATCCTGATCACCCATGGCCCGCCTGCTGGGGTCAACGACGCCACCGATGCACCCCACCGCGGGCTCAAGGCGGTGCGCCGAGCGGTCGAGTGGATGCGCCCACGCCTCCTCCTCCACGGGCACATCCATCCCTACGGTCGCGAGATACCGCGTGAGGCCGTGCTGGGCGAGACGCGCGTGATCAACGTCGTCGGCCACCGGCTGATCGAGCTCGCTCCGCGATGA
- a CDS encoding 2-oxoacid:acceptor oxidoreductase subunit alpha: MPTELSRREFSWVLGGPQGGGINASAEIYAKALSHGGLHVFANIEFHSNIMGKHSYYRVTAAPVPVHSHIDEIHMLVALDQESLFGDAPERKHYPSHTGHVHQVARGGGVIYDADLKIDPGRFGRDDINLYPIPFFEVLEEALKEVGKGGQSRKYIVMRNTVALGASIGISGYDEELLFDAIRNEFKGRKAEAAEMNVAAVRAAAAYARSQFKTKPERRLLPVPVESRKDRMLIKGFQAVGIAKLKAGLGMQTYYPISPATDESVYLEQKGPQYQCTVVQCEDEIASINMAIGAAHMGVRAATSTAGPGFALMSEGFGFAAITEAPGPVVFLWQRGGPSTGLPTRTEQADLQFALHPAHGDFPHIVVAPGDIDESFTDSFESFNWADRYQMPVVVLLEKFLASSMFSNDGIDMSKLKIDRGLIHQPVDADGDGYRRHAITADGISPRTIPGMPGGIFSTTSDEHDPEGHITEGIENRIAMMRKRMAKLETAAREIPASSKFTLHGPRQADMTLVAWGATKGAIVDAMSELENDGRSVNFLQIRLMRPFPADAVAAILRNARLTVLIENNYSAQLGALISEQTGIALDHHVLKYDGRPFSRNEIVEGVRSALSEQKKEVMVSHA, encoded by the coding sequence GTGCCAACTGAACTCAGCCGCCGGGAGTTTTCCTGGGTCCTCGGCGGCCCCCAGGGTGGGGGCATCAACGCCTCAGCGGAGATCTATGCCAAGGCGCTCAGCCACGGCGGCCTCCACGTCTTCGCCAACATCGAGTTCCACTCGAACATCATGGGTAAGCACAGCTACTACCGGGTCACGGCCGCGCCGGTACCGGTCCATTCCCACATCGACGAGATCCACATGCTGGTGGCGCTGGACCAGGAGTCCCTCTTCGGCGACGCCCCCGAGCGCAAGCACTATCCCAGCCACACGGGTCACGTCCACCAGGTGGCGCGCGGCGGCGGCGTCATCTACGACGCTGACCTGAAGATCGACCCGGGCCGGTTCGGTCGCGACGACATCAACCTCTATCCGATCCCCTTTTTCGAGGTCCTGGAAGAGGCCCTGAAAGAGGTGGGGAAGGGCGGTCAGTCGCGCAAGTACATCGTCATGCGCAACACGGTGGCCCTGGGTGCGTCGATCGGCATCTCCGGTTACGACGAGGAACTGCTCTTCGATGCGATTCGCAACGAGTTCAAAGGCCGGAAGGCGGAAGCGGCCGAGATGAACGTGGCGGCGGTCCGGGCTGCGGCCGCCTACGCGCGCAGCCAGTTCAAGACCAAGCCCGAGCGCCGGCTGTTGCCGGTCCCGGTCGAAAGCCGAAAAGACCGGATGTTGATCAAAGGCTTCCAGGCGGTGGGCATCGCCAAGCTCAAGGCGGGCCTCGGCATGCAGACCTACTACCCGATCAGCCCCGCGACCGACGAGAGTGTCTATTTGGAGCAGAAGGGTCCCCAGTATCAGTGCACGGTCGTCCAGTGCGAGGACGAGATCGCCAGCATCAACATGGCGATCGGCGCGGCGCACATGGGCGTGCGGGCCGCAACGTCCACCGCTGGCCCGGGCTTCGCCTTGATGTCGGAAGGGTTCGGCTTCGCGGCCATCACGGAGGCTCCCGGCCCGGTCGTCTTCCTCTGGCAGCGTGGCGGGCCGAGCACCGGCCTCCCCACCCGCACCGAGCAGGCTGACCTGCAATTCGCGCTGCATCCCGCGCACGGCGACTTCCCGCACATCGTCGTGGCGCCGGGCGATATCGACGAATCCTTCACTGACAGCTTCGAGAGCTTTAACTGGGCCGATCGCTATCAAATGCCGGTGGTCGTGCTGCTCGAGAAGTTCCTGGCCTCATCAATGTTCAGCAACGATGGCATCGACATGAGCAAGCTGAAGATCGATCGCGGACTGATCCATCAACCGGTGGACGCTGACGGTGATGGCTACCGCCGCCACGCCATCACCGCGGACGGCATCAGTCCGCGCACCATACCAGGAATGCCCGGCGGGATCTTCTCGACCACCAGCGACGAGCACGACCCCGAGGGCCATATCACCGAAGGCATCGAAAACCGCATCGCCATGATGCGCAAACGGATGGCCAAGCTCGAAACGGCCGCCCGCGAGATTCCGGCCTCGTCAAAGTTCACCCTGCACGGTCCGCGGCAGGCCGACATGACACTGGTGGCGTGGGGAGCGACCAAGGGTGCCATCGTCGACGCCATGAGCGAGCTCGAGAACGACGGCCGCTCGGTGAACTTCCTGCAGATCCGCCTGATGCGGCCCTTCCCGGCGGATGCCGTGGCGGCGATCCTTCGCAACGCCAGGCTAACGGTGCTGATCGAAAACAACTATTCGGCGCAGCTCGGTGCCCTGATTTCCGAGCAGACCGGTATCGCGCTCGACCACCACGTACTGAAGTACGACGGCCGGCCCTTTTCGCGCAACGAGATCGTCGAGGGCGTGCGGTCGGCCCTGTCGGAGCAAAAGAAGGAGGTCATGGTGTCCCATGCCTGA
- a CDS encoding adenylate/guanylate cyclase domain-containing protein produces the protein MSTERRASGIGAAELIRLMLPSSSSRLTVPQIRYLGKIFALFRWAAGFAVIALVGLLQPPKNPALLALLLLWVAAYNGPASVALTRLNNDAIPWVMRAVTLIDVASYFALLLVFSGAPPAALYAFYATILIEAVAVDGALGAIYSTALFVAGFLGLQGVAAAFFNKPFSAVDVLLWSLAMATVANSMTLVNQVLLQTGDTRVLPGHADQVLRGEVDRPDTFERRKVSVLFGDLVGFTDLADRLEPEDLSPALNQCLTEMAAVAGVHGGAVNSFLGDGILVIFGAPKPLPERAHARAAVDCALAMQEAIIALAPSWRARGISVEPRLRIGVNTGYCTLGVFGSQGLRIYTALGSPVNVASRLQVEAPPGGILSGATTYALVQDHVEAVPRGLVKLRGLARPVEAFEIRGRKAGAAIAG, from the coding sequence GTGTCAACAGAGCGGCGCGCAAGCGGTATAGGGGCGGCCGAGCTCATCCGCCTGATGTTGCCGTCGAGCTCGAGCCGGCTGACGGTTCCGCAGATTCGCTACCTGGGAAAGATCTTTGCCCTCTTCCGCTGGGCTGCGGGCTTTGCCGTGATTGCTCTTGTCGGCCTCCTCCAGCCGCCAAAGAACCCCGCCCTCCTAGCGCTTCTGCTGCTCTGGGTCGCCGCGTATAACGGACCGGCATCGGTCGCGCTTACGCGCCTGAATAACGACGCCATTCCCTGGGTGATGCGGGCGGTCACCCTGATTGATGTCGCGTCCTACTTCGCGCTGCTGCTCGTCTTTTCGGGAGCTCCGCCGGCGGCTCTGTATGCCTTTTACGCGACGATCCTGATCGAAGCGGTGGCGGTGGACGGAGCCCTGGGCGCGATCTATTCAACCGCGCTTTTTGTCGCGGGTTTCCTTGGCCTTCAGGGAGTGGCGGCCGCTTTCTTCAACAAGCCGTTCTCGGCGGTTGACGTCCTGCTGTGGAGTCTCGCGATGGCCACCGTGGCCAACTCCATGACCCTTGTCAACCAGGTCCTACTGCAGACGGGCGACACACGCGTACTTCCGGGACATGCCGACCAGGTGCTTCGAGGCGAGGTGGATCGGCCTGACACCTTCGAGCGACGAAAGGTTTCCGTCTTGTTCGGCGACCTCGTCGGATTCACCGATCTTGCTGATCGGCTCGAACCCGAGGACCTGTCGCCCGCACTCAATCAGTGCCTCACTGAGATGGCCGCTGTCGCTGGTGTTCACGGCGGCGCGGTCAACAGCTTTCTCGGGGACGGCATCCTCGTTATCTTCGGAGCCCCGAAGCCACTTCCGGAACGGGCGCACGCTCGAGCTGCGGTCGACTGCGCCCTGGCGATGCAAGAAGCGATCATCGCCCTCGCCCCATCGTGGCGCGCGCGCGGGATCTCGGTCGAACCACGTCTACGCATCGGCGTAAACACCGGCTACTGCACACTCGGCGTTTTTGGGAGCCAGGGGCTGCGCATCTACACAGCCCTAGGATCCCCAGTAAACGTTGCGTCACGCTTGCAGGTGGAAGCCCCGCCCGGCGGAATCCTGTCGGGGGCAACCACCTATGCGCTGGTCCAGGACCACGTTGAGGCTGTCCCGCGAGGCCTCGTCAAGCTCCGAGGACTGGCGCGGCCCGTCGAGGCGTTTGAAATTCGCGGCCGGAAAGCGGGCGCCGCGATAGCGGGCTAA